CATTCCACGAGATTTGACACTACTGTCACCTGTCCAAAGCCACCATCTTTAAATCCAAAATTTCCAACACTCATCAAATTGATCCACAAAACAAATTCCAAGCTAATAAGCTAAATAAACACAACACTACATCACCTGGGTACATTCCAAATGAGCATAAACACACAGAAAACTTATCTAATCCAATCAATACCCAAAATTCACACACAAAAAAAGCTCAAGCTTGCAACTTTACTACAAAACCCATTTGCACAGGACATAAAAGAAGCATAAAGATGGTACCTTTTCTGGGTTCATGGATAGGAGAGGAGAGGAAGAGGGCTTCTTCTCTGTTGAGGACATCAGCGGTCGCCATGATTGGTTGAATTGAATGAAGGAATGGATCTAAAGCCTGAGGCTTTGTTTGAGTCGTCTTGAGCTGGTGGGTTGTTTGAGAGAGGAAGCAAAGGTAAGACTTGTTCTATGTCAAACAGGGGATTTAGAGGAAGAGAGAGAGACTCGGAGACGACTGTGGAGGAATATGCCTTCTGTGTGTTCGATTGTGTATGCTTATGGAAATCGTGAGTGTGGACACGTGGCGGGTGAATGAAACGTATGAGCTGGGTTGTGTGAATGAGTGTTCCTGCTGCTCTTGCTGGCCTGGTTGGTTTGCCTTGTTTTGCTGCTTTCTGGGTTCGGTGGTTCTCCTTGTTGTGTTTGTTTTGTCTTTGCTTTGCTTTGGGCTTTTCTTGGTTGGTTAAGTTTGTTAGAATTTGGGGTCTTTTTCTTTTCTTTTAGGCCTGCTTTCTGTTGGGTTTGGTGTCAAATTCTTTTTCTTTTGTTCTTTTTTATTTTAAGGGTGGATGTTTTTGTACAATGTTGAGCAAAATTACGTTTCTAAAATCGTTGTGACAAGCTCGAACCGTTAGTCTAGTGATACAAATATTTTTCCATAAGTGTGAGGTTGTATCTACGACTCACGAAAAGACTACTCGAAGCTTGTGAGTTGTATATTTGATCAAAAGAAAAATCTCTTTGACAAACTAGAGAAACTCAAATATAGTTATGACATAGTTTATATTGGTAAAGTTTACTTCTTACATAAATTATTATGATCACATAACAAGAATAACTTTACGTTATTTTTTCCTAAAAGAAACATATATTATCTACTTTGAAGTTTACAATTTTACTAGATGTACGATAACATTTGAGCGCATGATGAGTTATCAAACAATTTGGCTGAAAAGCGACCAACATTCCTAAATACAAGTCATTTGTTTTAAATTGATAGACATTTTAGAAACAACACACACGAGATAAGGTGAGAAGCACAACACTACTTCACGTGTGTTTTAGAACCACAAAAGACCAAGGGGAGTGAAATTTGTACGCCTTTACTTACAATCCACACACATCGACTCACTTTTCATTATGAAATTATCAGATATGTTAAGAACCCGACTTCGGTGACAAGAGATGGTCACTTTAAGGTGTTTAAGTTGACAACAACCAATGAACATGAAACACGTGTCAATTTCAAAAGGCTTAGCTGCAATTTAAAGGCATGACAAAAGGGTTTTGAGTATTTGATATATTTGTTTATGATTATTGTTAACACTTGTTCATCTCTCATTGGTGTTTGACACCCATAAGTAACCATAACTAGTCACTCAAGTTATTTTCATATGTTAATGTACTAGATAATTTGAAGAAATATGAGTCATAACGTGAACAATAATAATTGAGGGTACTGTAAATTTCACTATTTAAACACCTATCATATACGTTAAAAGTTAAAACCGTAAAACACATAGATCAAGTTGCAAATTTCAAAAGAGGGGCACAATGGGTTTTCACAAACTGACAGGGTCTGTAAAAAGCCGCAACACAGTACGTACTACGTAACCACTAATAGCGAGACAGAGCTGAGAAGCAAACCCAATTTCTTCTTCCTCGTCGCCATTTCCGCCTTCATCTTCCTCTCTGCTGTAAAACCCTAAGTTCAAACTTCCCCTCTTCACTCCCAAGTCCGAAGCCGAAGCCTTGTCTCACAAAAAGGTAATATCTTTCTCCAACAAAAACCAATTCCACACCTTATGTCACCATCTGTGTTCTTGTTCAACTATTTCATTCTGTCATAAAAGTACCATCTTTTCCTATCTTGCACTTGTTTGGAGTAAATGTCAACACCAGTTTCTCCATTATGTTAGATTTGGACACAGAATATGCATGTATTTACTGTTACATATTAGCCTCATCTTCAGTTCTTCTTTTGCTGTGCTACCCATTTGGGTTTTTGTATTTTTTTTTTTTTTTTTTGGGTATTTAAAGAAGTGGGGAACTGGGGATGAAGATGAATCCTATAAATGTTTATGAGGTAGCAGCTGCAGGATAGTCATCAAATGGGTTTCAAACCCAGGTCCAGGGAGCATCCTGAAATTATTTAACAAAATTGATACATAAAACTATGCATATAGATTCGTAATGCAATATGTCATTGTTCTTTTGTTAGTAGCAAACCAAAAACTTTAGCTTATATGGGTTATGACTTGTGAGTCTAGCTCCAGAAATGGAAATTCTGTTACTGTTTAGTTTGTGTACAAGTTATAGCCTTATGTATAGAATGGAGGATTTTGTGTTTTTCTTGGATTTGCTGCAAAAACATGACAATATCATTTGGATGGTGTAATCATGTAATGGTATTTATGCCTTCTCTTTGTTTGTGATTAGTTAAGGCAGAAGTTGTTTCTCCTTGGGTTCATATGGAAAGAGAGAGAAGCCACAACAACCCCTTGCAGTTGATGTCTTTGAACTTTGGTGCGAGTAACACGCCACAAGATGATCAGAACCAAAAGATGATCATGGGAACTGGAAGCAGTGAGAACCAAAATGATCCATTTGCAGTACCTTGGATGGTTCAGTCCTCAATGCCGGCTCAAAATTGTGTCAACTTTCTAGCAGAAAGTTCGGCATATCTGCCAAAATCTCCTTATGAAGACATGCTGGAGAGGATTTCATTGTCTGTTAATGGCATACATGCTGCTGATGGTGGGGTATCTGAATTCCAAAGAGATTTGTTATATGGCAGCAGTCTTGGAAAAGCTTCTGGTTCTAAATCAATTGATTTCTCTATGGACATGGATCCCTGGAAGGTAACAGTTTGCATATATGTGATAGCTTACTTGTCCTCTGGTCATATCTGTGGATAATCTGAAGTTCTTTATTTTCCTATGATGCACTTCTGCATTTAGATCAAACTTCTCTGTCTTTTAAGGTTATACTGGCCATTCTTAATAGCAAGCCAAAGAATGAAAGCATGTATAGGAATAGCCATAGAGTAATCTAGGATACATGCAACATAATTAATTGGTGATTGCATATATTCATGTCAAATTCCTCCTGGTGTGGTCCTTGAACAGAAACAAAGGCCAGTAGGTGACTTAATGTCACTTAATGGAGAACTTTGTGAATTCACGTCATCAGATTCATACTCATTTTCAATTATTTTAACTTTGTTTAATTTCACATTCAGCTGAGACTGACTCAGCTTTCCTTACTTCTCTGCAATGTACTTGGTACAGCATCATACTTCATGGACAGATACTATCACTGGGGCTAGTTTTGATGATGTTTCTCAAGTTGATCAAAAGTTAACATTGGCTGCACCTGGTTTTCCTTCACGGCCACGTCAAAGTGCTAAAGGACAGAAAACTCTTGTAACTGATCGTGTAAGCCAAATGCTTTCACCTGATAGTCATATTCCATGTCATTTTTCCTTTCAAATAGCATGCAACATATTTACTAGTTTTGTCAGTCTTAGCTCTGTGTGCCATTTTTTGATTTGTCACACATTTCCTTTCAAATAGCAGGCTCGCAGAATCCGAATTGCTGAAAGACTCACTGAGCTGGAAAAACTGCTTCCACATTCTGTAGAGGTAATAATCTGCATCTGCCAGATCATGCATAAAGTTGCTCACTGAAGAGGGATTTCTAAATTGACTTGTCAATTGTTTATTGTCTTTTATTATTTCTTACCGATGCCTTCAATATGAATATTTTGAATTGATAATCATAGGCAAAGAGCCTTGAACACCCAGCCCCTGCAGTTCTTTGGCTCTATTTGAAATAGTTCACACTCCCACATCACTTATGTGGCGAAGTATGGAAACCTATGAGACTATAATAAGCGAAGAGCTTGGCTGATCAAAGCATACCTTTCTCGGCCTTTTGGCTAAGATCAAGTGTAGTATCTGTTCTTATCAGTTTAATATCTGATATGTGGACCAATGGTCCACACGATATTAAATTAATGTTTTAAAGGGGTGAGTCCACAACAATAGCTTGCTATTGGGGCACACATGTGTTATCTTTGCGTTACACTACAGCAAAGCTTGGCGCACCCTACCAAACCCTAGTCAAATTAATTATTTATATATAACTCACTGCACTCCGTGAAATGATCTGAAGGTAAACAATGCCAATGTAAAAGATACTTGTATAACTGTAACTAACTGCACTAGGTTAAATAAGCAGGAGGTATTCGACTTAACAACATAGGCAGCTGAGTCTGCACTGCTCTGATTTTGCTGAGCAATAGTTCTGATTTTGCTGAGTAATAGTCTTGATATCTATTTCCCCATTCGACTTAACGACATAGGCAGCTGCGTCTGCATAAAAATAACGCAATTAGAGATTGGTATGCTATACATTCAATGATACATGAATCAGCGTATTGAGAAAATCAAATCTATACAGAATCACAGACAATAGAGTACATAATCTACAGATATAATTGTGTTTCCTACAGAAATGAAAGTACAAGATTCAAACTTATCATATAGATGAAATATGATACCTCAGATTTTAATGCCCATTTTTACAATATGATTTGGAGTTTCAGTGTTATATAAGACCCAACTAGTTTATGTGGATATGTGACCGGTTACATTTGAGTTTGTAGGGTGGTCAAGAGTTTGTACTGGATGATGTCATTGACCATATCAAGTTTTTGCAGCTTCAAATAAAGGTAGGATCATTAACCACAATCTCATGTATTCACCTTCTGCTAGCTAGAAGATGAAGTTTGCTTCTCTGAACATTATTCATTAATTGTGCAGGATCTAAGTAGAAGCAGATTGGGAGGTGAAGCAGTTGCTGAACCTATGATTTTCCGCGAGGTATAATTCATCGTGTATGCTAGCTGAATTATAAGTGAGGCAAAGAATTCACATTGAAATTTTTTTCACTAATCTATGATCATTAATCTTTGGCAGGGATATGGTCACTACTTCTTACACCAGCAGATGCTGAGTGAACCTCTTGAAGAGATGATCGGAAAGTTGCTGGAGACAAATCCGGTGGCAGCAGACCAGCTGTTAAGGGACAAGGGTCTCTCTTTGGTGCCTCTGGGATGGACTACGAAGTTATTCTGAGCCACATAGATGCTTGGTGGACTCATTCGCATATTTTAGTTCTGGTTTTGTCATATATTTACTTAATGTTCATGGTTTCCACCAGTTAATTTCTTGAACAATCTCAGCTTCTAACCTTTAGGGAAATCATTTACTTGGTTTGCTATTCGGAGTTTTTAGTCTTTGACAATCGGCACTTTTGATTATATTACTGCAAGCGACTCCTTACTATCCTTTCTGTGCTGGAGGCCTCGAACCAATTTTTTCTTTTTCTTTTTTCGTGTGACAGAAATGAAAGCAGATGGTTAAGGTAAAGGGAAATTTCACGATATTTTGTTAAACAAGAATTTGGACTCGCCATCAAGATAATCAAAGTAAATGGGTGGGTGCCAACAGTGGCCTGTTTGAGTTTTTGGGAATCTTGTTCTTGCTACTTGTGAACCAACTGTACCCTAGCAAAGCAAGGTGTTGGATCCACTTTGGAAGATCAAGATCATGATAGGCTGAATTGGAAAGCACATAATTGACTTTGAAAATGATCATTCAGGCCTATTCAATTAATTGCTAAGAACTGTTTGGTACAATTGGAATGGCAAACAAAATGGGTGTGGCTGCTGTACATGAACGCTGTGGGAAAATTTTCTCTCTTTAATATAGTTCATTCCTATGATAAAAACAAACTAAAATCTACACCAAATAATAATGAATGAGAAAGATATACACGGTGACCTTTCAATGCGTCTATTGAATCTGCAGTTTCTTGTGACCTTTCAATGTGTCTATGAGTCTATCTGTATGATGAGAGTTTTTGGAAGATCCGGGGATGAATCTGCCACAATGGGCAGCGTCGAGGATGAGAATATCCCTTCTATTTCAGCATTGTCAGCCAGTGCTTTCTCCAAAGAAGCCTTTGCTACTTTACTAATGCAAATCAGAAGAACCACTGCAAAAAAGAAGTGGAAAGTCTGTAAATAATACAAACTCAGTTAAAAAGTAAAGGAAGATACCCGCATAAGGCAGACCTTGCTTCTCAAGGAATGCAATTATTAAAATATCATGTTAATTGCGGAGAAGCAATAATTCATAACTACCAGGTTACACGGGTAACAAAACAAGTGACGAGAGTAAATTAAAGAAGCTACTCACCGGATATTCCAAAACCAAGTACTATAAACACCTGCAACCAGAAGCAGAACTAGCATTAAATTTAAAAGAAGGAAACATGGTGATCATTAGCTGTGAGAGTAACATTTTGATTGCCTCAGTAACAAAAAAAAAAAAAACGACATAAGACAATGAATAATTGGTCATACAGAGATACATAATACATACCCAACGAGTTGTTGAAACTTCATTCCATCCATGTGTAACATCTGAAAGATCCTTAAGAGTTGTACCAACATATACCAGTGCAAATGTGATGGGCTGTGATACAATCCAGAGCAGATCTCATCACTAGATCATTTTGTCATTAAATAAATACAAAGAGATAGACGGAATGACTTATTAATAGCAGAAAAAATATATTCCCTAAAATGACAAAGGAGACGACATTGTGGTAACCAACCTCTCCTATGTTTGATTAATTTCTTTTTATATCCATGGTTTAATGCTTTACTGTTTTTTGTCTGTTTAAAGTTCCTAATATTCACATAACATACATACAGCAATATAATTTTTACAAATAAACATTGCATTTAGTAATTAGAATGAGTAAATACCATCATTCCCAACCAAGTTGCCAGCATAAA
The window above is part of the Fragaria vesca subsp. vesca linkage group LG2, FraVesHawaii_1.0, whole genome shotgun sequence genome. Proteins encoded here:
- the LOC101295190 gene encoding transcription factor UNE12-like, whose amino-acid sequence is MERERSHNNPLQLMSLNFGASNTPQDDQNQKMIMGTGSSENQNDPFAVPWMVQSSMPAQNCVNFLAESSAYLPKSPYEDMLERISLSVNGIHAADGGVSEFQRDLLYGSSLGKASGSKSIDFSMDMDPWKHHTSWTDTITGASFDDVSQVDQKLTLAAPGFPSRPRQSAKGQKTLVTDRQARRIRIAERLTELEKLLPHSVEGGQEFVLDDVIDHIKFLQLQIKDLSRSRLGGEAVAEPMIFREGYGHYFLHQQMLSEPLEEMIGKLLETNPVAADQLLRDKGLSLVPLGWTTKLF